A single region of the Podospora pseudopauciseta strain CBS 411.78 chromosome 1, whole genome shotgun sequence genome encodes:
- a CDS encoding hypothetical protein (EggNog:ENOG503PGI7): MSTMDDTWTSPELKVKKRGRYGRRDYERFDHIASSHMRAGRGSIGKVEVDCRFMFTKSRWGVLGESQNPAGILYLDLDFHQPPDCKLESATVSVKLTEEDGEDARIEHRSSCPVKFTDHYGPKHIRGRETLVQTRKLVNRTPNVNVLGYGAGGLGIDKEKTVTGGSRWNFEGHISSTKGSIWYNTLKWELKENTFEYQPSHNNLIHTAFVLEHNATRFYMTVEISGKLSKFSDEFMKMFKFRDGKKEIVTKIEWANGYSCPLRLDRMARELHLQMEYENMARIPMEMPDALPAHYRPVATSPMPPVYHPQQPSVETMPPTGRIEEVSSGNIDGNVRISQPDRPPPLPASDSLDSLRIASGLIPPPVAHEQAGPEADQVSETLGSTTCVNSSEDADEDEQSGSGNSSSTESTAAEETKEVRPQKDSPVDMGNPVSIWLRGIMLVWLAMLARAIGASVVEATSNPKVKMIEGDKIERRKGPKSALRSTTPKKATSTGT; encoded by the coding sequence ATGTCAACAATGGACGACACATGGACCTCACCCGAGCTGAAGGTCAAAAAGCGTGGGAGATATGGACGGCGCGATTATGAACGATTCGACCATATAGCCTCATCCCACATGCGAGCCGGCCGTGGAAGCATTGGCAAAGTCGAGGTTGATTGCCGCTTCATGTTCACCAAATCCCGCTGGGGTGTACTTGGGGAGTCACAGAACCCAGCTGGCATATTGTACCTCGATCTAGActttcaccaacccccagaCTGCAAACTCGAGTCTGCAACTGTATCTGTGAAATTGAccgaggaagatggcgaagACGCACGCATTGAGCATCGCTCCTCTTGCCCAGTCAAATTCACCGACCATTACGGCCCAAAACACATCCGCGGCCGAGAAACCTTGGTCCAAACGAGAAAGCTCGTTAATCGAACGCCAAATGTCAACGTGTTGGGATATGGTGCCGGTGGGCTGGGTAtcgacaaagaaaagaccgTGACTGGGGGGAGTCGCTGGAACTTTGAGGGTCATATCTCCTCGACGAAGGGCTCGATCTGGTACAACACTTTGAAATgggagctgaaggagaaCACATTCGAGTATCAACCATCACACAACAACCTTATCCACACAGCCTTCGTGCTCGAGCACAATGCGACACGGTTCTATATGACGGTCGAGATTAGCGGAAAACTCTCCAAGTTCTCAGACGAGTTCATGAAGATGTTCAAGTTCCGTGAcgggaaaaaggaaatagtTACCAAGATTGAATGGGCAAACGGTTACTCATGCCCGCTCCGGCTGGATCGAATGGCTCGTGAGCTGCATCTGCAGATGGAGTACGAAAACATGGCGAGGATCCCGATGGAAATGCCCGATGCTTTGCCAGCACACTATCGGCCTGTGGCCACGTCTCCAATGCCGCCGGTATACCATCCGCAACAGCCCAGTGTCGAGACAATGCCACCAACGGGGAGGATAGAGGAAGTGTCGTCGGGAAACATCGACGGGAATGTCAGGATATCACAACCGgaccgccctcctccacttcccGCCAGCGACTCTCTAGACAGCTTGCGAATAGCATCGGGGCTCATTCCTCCGCCAGTAGCTCACGAGCAAGCCGGTCCAGAGGCAGATCAAGTCTCGGAAACTTTGGGCTCCACCACTTGTGTAAACTCGTCCGAGGAtgccgatgaggatgaaCAGAGCGGCAGCGGGAACAGTTCGAGTACTGAGAGCACGGCTGCGGAAGAAACCAAGGAGGTTAGACCACAAAAAGATAGCCCAGTGGATATGGGTAACCCGGTCTCGATATGGCTGAGAGGCATCATGCTGGTGTGGTTGGCCATGCTGGCTCGCGCAATTGGTGCGTCAGTGGTGGAAGCAACGTCGAATCCGAAGGTCAAGATGATCGAAGGCGACAAGATCGAAAGGAGGAAAGGACCAAAAAGTGCATTACGTTCAACAACGCCTAAAAAGGCAACATCAACAGGAACTTGA
- a CDS encoding hypothetical protein (EggNog:ENOG503P5A1), whose protein sequence is MSGSSYSDDSVDQDDIGDSEHYHEDENERQGLSSTTVRNGSVAPRAPKHGKFYGLPPRQQQQPERPRRPKRSAQDQGGQDWETGRQRQQASSASRERRRSPSPLSFPNSPSPPRPTWVQNLGRANTYISEARERTTGPVNYWDQMGHEGPEQRNRSLVTVRPVSRARRRPAQEEPTAHQSGREPRTGHLHEDPFNVETRTRPPVLQLRTQPRREQSRRNRRIPDFRPPPYEYVPTYLQDRSTSIGETFSQSSEYSDISDEGQESQPSNHDVYERPVDLVHDPSQSTKNMTIRLEFDIEEDWDTDLEEFCRLRRLGRFKDAQEYFKQNLERYSTIPYIRVQYAEMLVSSGNLKLFRDMRLLPEFLPPVGEESMDELNRGKLAANYALLDLLSQRHFPNYIQMAWQIVENTLKALSTEQVIGSTEIQLLSLCLRVLHRLEACTHEGIVDVPKIYAKHLFDWSRLYREITAEDSIWDARDLLVAATSVFGWQDMSVMFFGTSYLPKIMELISNDWIRTSYDEPSALGLLDLFTSLILQDHNKEMDVRNHLLLEYATILARSIQDHNEGFMRSRPFLQWLLVKAVLEKTAAPERPDGIHLKDFDGLELKQKNGIHLPIYIPKNGLERPSWDMFFTRSSPAQRHTAEVVVATADAIGDYFLKAEALKILILFSQNPGRSMSDLCRLQLEIQGDTEGYLATRLSTYLLLNESNELQDLGISPTNFDPTRNENCENATLRWASAVLPAQTLLRSDIREDNRQPTPQNENLSSELLQAAFNVCGPKLPSYIVDFARQKLQLDAPSIVPMPMLALHNPTDDKPTADKARDNVDGIPRYSPFISGQQHASGYPYPFIYPNPNYPAHNDPFLSHQPSNYPYSNYPYSNYPTAYGQPQNPNAVYHNVAPYVGTYPWLQRPGPANVAGTPNPFDFYTPSAPAPPPASGMPSQDCQTNQPPTAPNGVWPDVEVAGWPATWQEDAQRLANSRPPPSTDDEDVTIRVKGHQTRVGGDAQASSDKVSQWLFPGSDGAPNIGKKDPNEQSIPPPSGKPAVPGDSAPKVNSSTPVNDNVAPETKEGDPGQASKPVAPETTDANGGSNVNRGDPGPNTGIRRRHTVDVLPERSHAKVNKTADTANGIIPEENNPSGSLEAEDNGDSVDEKPSFDVEEGLPKLSFPPGLLKGHKLTVILDSKDDPQKVKAYVIDVEGVHETPVVRPTTGEQHRSRTKIHVKSGSYEVADAGNESGESTVRISRSRSREKGKARDTSEAPPSYPEGGVKEHTTIHGTVRPHVVLDDFVTQPPHDKLSKPTRKNSGFGGPAGEGPSRRQSMSKPRSSKEEQDKLAKSVNKRAKKAAQRFSSLGPAPSPAPSPPPSPPPSGSRPPPDRPVYIPDADPDTGAIPENDEGAGDGVGGHEHQDGDQGQAQDQEQGHGQAPEQKQDHVQEETQSRNQRERQYYNQGPDRQQNEQLGEGIRVYCSGNPADPTIPTTNSSAQTAPSPGKTSHPDSHDSTDEDWETQSIDGDEAAGSYEAVFEAFSDEDADEDEQATRKEVEQMLNDMQTARKRRQDADRAEEEWLKGRLERLAAKEKEEEEAKAKGKGKGKGKEKVAVVEELESISSVMTEDEERFRWGEEPRSPLRSLKRKGRGIKRLADFVKRGSG, encoded by the exons ATGTCGGGGTCATCCTACTCAGACGATAGCGTCGACCAGGATGATATCGGCGACAGTGAGCATTATCATGAAGATGAGAATGAAAGACAAGGCTTGTCTTCTACGACGGTTCGCAACGGCAGCGTAGCACCAAGAGCCCCTAAACATGGGAAGTTCTATGGCCTGCCACCtcgtcaacagcagcagccggagCGGCCGCGGCGACCAAAGCGCTCAGCACAAGATCAAGGGGGACAGGATTGGGAAACGGGACGTCAACGGCAACAGGCGAGCTCTGCTTCACGGGAACGGCGCCGGTCTCCTTCACCGCTTTCTTTTCCAAATTCCCCATCGCCTCCGCGTCCAACCTGGGTACAAAATCTAGGCAGGGCAAATACTTATATCTCGGAGGCGAGGGAACGAACTACTGGGCCGGTGAACTACTGGGATCAGATGGGTCACGAGGGCCCCGAGCAACGCAATCGGTCCCTTGTCACGGTTCGGCCAGTATCTAGAGCAAGACGAAGGCCAGCACAAGAGGAACCAACGGCACACCAGTCTGGCAGGGAACCACGTACAGGTCACTTACATGAGGACCCCTTCAACGTCGAAACTCGTACGAGACCGCCTGTTCTGCAACTTCGGACGCAACCACGACGAGAACAGTCTCGCAGAAACCGACGGATTCCAGATTTCAGACCGCCCCCTTACGAGTATGTGCCTACTTATTTACAGGACCGCTCAACATCAATAGGAGAAACATTTAGCCAGAGCTCGGAATATTCAGATATAAGCGATGAGGGCCAGGAAAGCCAGCCATCAAATCACGATGTTTATGAGAGACCTGTTGACCTCGTTCATGACCCCTCACAATCAACCAAAAATATGACGATCCGGCTCGAGTTTGATATCGAAGAAGACTGGGACACTGATCTCGAGGAGTTTTGCCGACTCAGGCGGCTCGGTCGGTTCAAAGACGCGCAAGAATACTTCAAGCAAAACCTTGAACGCTACAGCACCATCCCGTACATCCGGGTTCAGTACGCAGAAATGCTGGTTTCATCTGGAAACTTGAAGCTATTCCGAGATATGCGGCTACTGCCGGAATTTCTGCCTCCTGTCGGAGAGGAGAGTATGGATGAGCTGAACAGAGGCAAGCTGGCAGCGAACTATGCTCTGCTGGATCTCTTGTCGCAGCGGCACTTTCCAAACTACATACAGATGGCGTGGCAGATTGTGGAAAACACGCTGAAAGCCCTCAGCACCGAACAAGTCATAGGATCAACAGAG ATACAACTACTGAGTTTGTGCCTGCGGGTGTTGCACCGCTTGGAGGCCTGTACGCATGAAGGCATTGTTGACGTGCCCAAGATTTACGCAAAGCATCTTTTCGATTGGAGCCGCCTTTATCGCGAGATCACCGCAGAAGATAGCATCTGGGATGCCAGAGATCTTTTGGTGGCTGCCACATCTGTGTTTGGCTGGCAGGACATGTCAGTCATGTTTTTCGGGACCAGTTACCTTCCCAAAATTATGGAGTTAATTTCCAATGACTGGATTCGGACAAGCTACGACGAACCATCGGCGTTGGGTCTCCTTGACCTTTTTACCTCACTGATACTTCAAGATCACAACAAGGAAATGGACGTTCGCAACCACCTTTTACTCGAATATGCCACGATCTTAGCACGCTCCATTCAAGACCACAATGAGGGGTTCATGCGAAGCAGGCCCTTTCTACAATGGTTACTTGTCAAAGCAGTGCTCGAGAAGACGGCTGCTCCAGAGCGACCTGACGGGATTCACCTCAAGGACTTTGACGGTCTCGAGCTCAAACAAAAGAACGGAATACATTTGCCCATCTATATTCCGAAAAACGGGCTGGAAAGGCCTTCATGGGACATGTTCTTCACTCGATCTAGCCCAGCACAACGCCATACCGCAGAAGTTGTGGTAGCCACCGCCGATGCCATTGGAGACTACTTCCTCAAAGCAGAGGCCTTGAAAATCTTGATCCTTTTTTCCCAAAACCCGGGAAGGTCCATGTCAGATCTCTGTCGCCTCCAGCTCGAGATCCAGGGGGATACTGAAGGCTACCTCGCCACGCGACTGTCGACTTATTTGCTCTTGAACGAGTCGAATGAGCTGCAAGACTTGGGAATAAGTCCCACCAATTTTGATCCCACAAGGAACGAGAATTGTGAAAATGCAACACTAAGATGGGCCAGCGCTGTTCTTCCTGCGCAAACCCTTCTCCGTTCCGATATTCGCGAGGATAATCGGCAGCCTACCCCTCAAAATGAAAACCTTTCATCCGAACTTCTTCAGGCAGCCTTCAACGTGTGTGGCCCAAAGCTTCCGTCTTATATCGTAGATTTCGCAAGACAGAAGCTTCAACTCGACGCCCCCTCGATAGTCCCGATGCCGATGCTGGCATTACACAACCCGACCGACGATAAGCCAACAGCAGATAAGGCCAGAGACAATGTTGACGGCATTCCGAGATACAGTCCCTTCATCTCTGGACAACAACATGCTTCAGGATATCCGTATCCCTTCATCTACCCAAATCCCAACTACCCAGCTCATAACGATCCATTTCTTAGCCACCAGCCTTCCAACTACCCATACTCCAACTACCCATACTCCAACTACCCGACCGCGTACGGACAGCCACAAAATCCAAATGCCGTGTATCACAATGTTGCTCCCTATGTCGGGACATATCCTTGGCTACAACGACCCGGGCCCGCCAACGTTGCCGGGACACCGAACCCCTTTGACTTTTACACTCCATCGGCGCCAGCGCCGCCGCCTGCTTCCGGGATGCCGTCCCAAGACTGTCAGACAAATCAACCTCCAACGGCGCCTAACGGGGTGTGGCCGGACGTGGAGGTGGCTGGATGGCCTGCTACGTGGCAAGAGGATGCTCAACGTCTTGCAAACTCTCGgccccctccttcaaccgacgacgaggacgtcACCATCAGGGTGAAAGGTCATCAGACTCGGGTTGGCGGCGACGCGCAGGCGAGTTCGGACAAAGTTTCACAGTGGCTATTTCCGGGAAGTGATGGAGCACCGAATATTGGCAAGAAGGACCCTAATGAGCAGTCGATCCCTCCACCATCCGGAAAGCCTGCTGTTCCTGGTGACAGTGCGCCCAAAGTCAACAGTTCGACTCCTGTCAATGATAATGTGGCTCCCGAAACAAAAGAGGGCGATCCTGGCCAAGCATCGAAGCCTGTTGCACCAGAGACCACTGATGCCAATGGCGGCTCGAACGTGAATAGGGGAGATCCGGGCCCAAACACTGGGATACGTAGGCGGCACACTGTGGATGTCTTACCGGAACGCAGTCATGCTAAAGTGAACAAGACGGCTGACACCGCGAATGGTATCATTCCCGAAGAAAACAACCCTTCTGGCAGCCTGGAGGCCGAGGATAATGGTGACAGTGTCGATGAGAAGCCGAGTTTCGATGTGGAAGAGGGCTTGCCCAAGCTTAGCTTCCCTCCAGGTCTTCTCAAAGGGCACAAGTTGACGGTCATTCTCGATAGCAAGGACGATCCTCAGAAGGTCAAGGCGTATGTCATCGACGTAGAAGGCGTGCATGAGACCCCAGTAGTGCGCCCTACAACTGGAGAGCAGCACCGGTCCAGGACGAAAATTCACGTCAAATCCGGTTCCTATGAGGTTGCCGATGCAGGAAATGAATCGGGCGAGTCGACTGTAAGGAtaagcagaagcagaagcagggAAAAGGGCAAAGCTAGAGACACCAGCGAAGCGCCACCGAGTTATCCAGAGGGCGGTGTCAAGGAACACACGACTATACACGGCACCGTGCGGCCCCACGTTGTTTTGGATGATTTTGTCACCCAGCCGCCACACGATAAACTGTCGAAACCGACAAGGAAGAATTCGGGGTTTGGAGGTCCAGCCGGAGAAGGTCCATCGAGACGGCAGAGCATGTCCAAGCCAAGGTCTAGCAAAGAGGAGCAGGACAAGTTGGCAAAGTCTGTCAACAAGAGAGCAAAGAAGGCTGCCCAGAGGTTTTCATCTCTTGGTCCCGCTCCCAGTCCGGCCCCCAGTCCGCCGCCTAGCCCACCGCCCTCTGGTTCGCGACCGCCACCTGACAGGCCTGTGTATATCCCCGATGCCGATCCCGACACGGGCGCTATCCCCGAGAACGACGAgggtgctggtgatggcgttGGCGGGCATGAGCATCAAGACGGAGATCAAGGACAGGCGCAGGACCAGGAGCAGGGGCATGGACAAGCTCCAGAGCAGAAACAAGACCATGTTCAAGAAGAGACCCAAAGTCGGAACCAACGGGAAAGGCAGTACTACAATCAAGGTCCAGACCGGCAACAAAACGAGCAACTAGGCGAGGGCATCCGAGTCTATTGTTCAGGCAACCCCGCAGATCCCACCATCCCGACCACCAACTCCTCTGCGCAAACTGCGCCCTCCCCCGGGAAAACATCCCATCCCGACAGCCACGACAGCACAGATGAAGACTGGGAGACCCAGAGCATAGACGGCGACGAAGCTGCTGGCAGCTACGAGGCAGTGTTTGAAGCCTTTTCTGACGAGGACGCAGACGAAGACGAGCAGGCGACCCGCAAAGAGGTGGAGCAGATGCTGAACGACATGCAAACCGCCAGAAAGAGGAGACAGGATGCGGAtcgggcagaggaggagtggtTGAAGGGACGGCTGGAGCGTCTTGCTGCTAAGgagaaagaggaagaggaagcgaaggcgaaggggaaggggaaggggaaggggaaggaaaaggttgcggtggtggaggaactGGAGAGCATCTCTTCTGTGATgacggaggatgaggaaCGGTTTAGGTGGGGTGAGGAGCCGAGGTCGCCTTTGAGGAgtttgaagaggaaggggagggggattaAAAGGTTAGCAGACTTTGTTAAGCGGGGATCGGGGTAG
- a CDS encoding hypothetical protein (COG:O; EggNog:ENOG503P5TH), with amino-acid sequence MDQMDYEMHQAEVPTSQAPAHPATHSGFQGGPPQGQGGCPFFRNEQQHRQPSGLPHLHPSYPHYHHGVNSLYHLSRQNQGPHAPRPSHSRNLSLQPHHHPQQPSHGQLQQQQQQQQQQQQQPQQQQQQQQQHQQHQQHQQHQQQQQQQQTQPPALSLPLPHSQSHSHSHSHSLSHPHPHSHYDPIYPGWSSSAQSASPAYQWVAPASAPGPPPPHAIPLLSVPLQLQSILRPSGSDQFFPNGGAGSTNPSGSNSVLPSFHSNQNLPHLDSTVPPPFSFPYRHPSALHRFSVAPAIQNHQSHSGLPQAPSFPQAPTQNQTHQLYQSQPGREALSAVAMNTDRPSPGDAPAAQPSQAASGTNMSSNPSSGAGPASSGLPQPVNGSGEPSRRSDRGPGSNMASGQLPLPEPRPMTAGDSTLAMYRGFSGEQRRSVIRRARAELAQPTGDDYDESEDDYSPIDDDDEAYRFATQFGHGYMPDESRLRQQQLLRGQMSSNKRVASKKALASLQSVDMESLTASERTCVICYNDFGVTSPEGISEAPLRLPKCKHIFGDHCIKKWFEESDSCPYCRDKVPSDPVMPPSVQGYIRATGEFVGMPYRHGPEPGSRLPTHPPSRSVQGGERRASPSDPSTESMRRTRARFGAARGYGPPASNFATPSGSRPGPPHGAFPSMASFPGSVGAAPPGPFQPSGPPGASAPTGYGQQQQHGQGHPPPRYYAP; translated from the exons ATGGATCAAATGGACTATGAGATGCACCAGGCCGAGGTGCCAACCTCTCAGGCGCCCGCACATCCAGCAACGCATTCCGGATTCCAAGGTGGGCCACCACAGGGTCAGGGCGGCTGCCCCTTTTTCCGGAATGAACAACAGCATCGCCAGCCATCAGGCTTGCCTCATCTTCACCCCTCATACCCGCACTACCACCATGGCGTTAACTCTCTGTACCACCTGTCCAGACAAAACCAAGGGCCCCACGCTCCTCGGCCATCCCACAGCCGCAACCTCTCCCTTCAgccacaccatcaccctcaacaGCCCAGCCACGGACAactgcaacagcaacaacaacaacaacaacaacaacaacaacaaccgcagcagcagcagcagcagcagcaacaacaccaacaacaccaacaacaccaacaacaccaacaacaacaacaacaacaacagactCAACCCCCCGCATTGTCTCTGCCACTGCCTCATTCCCAGTCCCACTCGCACTCGCACTCACACTCCCTCtctcatccccatccgcaCTCGCACTACGATCCGATCTACCCCGGATGGTCCTCTTCGGCACAGAGCGCCAGTCCCGCATATCAGTGGGTGGCCCCCGCTTCTGCCCCCGGCCCTCCCCCGCCACATGCCATCCCGCTCCTTTCGGTTCCGTTGCAGCTGCAGTCAATCTTGAGGCCGTCAGGCTCCGATCAATTCTTTCCCAACGGCGGAGCAGGGAGCACAAACCCTAGCGGGTCCAACTCTGTGCTACCCAGCTTTCACTCGAACCAAAATCTTCCACATCTCGATTCCACCGTGCCAccacccttctccttcccctaCCGCCATCCTTCTGCCCTCCACCGGTTTTCGGTGGCGCCAGCTATTCAGAACCACCAGAGCCACTCGGGCTTGCCACAAGCCCCGTCTTTTCCTCAAGCGCCAACCCAAAACCAAACCCACCAACTTTACCAGAGTCAGCCTGGCCGGGAGGCGCTGTCTGCCGTAGCCATGAATACCGACCGCCCTTCTCCCGGCGATGCCCCCGCCGCTCAGCCCTCCCAGGCAGCTTCGGGTACCAACATGTCTTCCAACCCAAGTTCCGGAGCCGGCCCGGCGTCCTCTGGCTTGCCCCAGCCGGTCAATGGCTCAGGGGAGCCGTCGAGACGATCGGATCGTGGCCCCGGGAGCAACATGGCGTCCGGTCAGTTACCGCTTCCCGAACCTCGCCCAATGACCGCCGGTGACTCGACCCTGGCCATGTATCGGGGGTTCAGTGGTGAACAACGCCGAAGCGTGATTCGTCGAGCTCGTGCTGAGCTGGCCCAACCAACCGGCGACGACTACGATGAAAGCGAAGATGACTACAGCCCgatcgacgacgacgatgaagcGTACCGCTTTGCCACCCAGTTCGGCCACGGATACATGCCGGACGAGAGTCGTCTCCGCCAACAGCAGCTTCTTCGTGGCCAGATGTCGAGCAACAAGCGTGTGGCCTCCAAGAAAGCATTGGCCTCGTTGCAGAGCGTCGATATGGAGAGCCTGACGGCATCCGAGAGAA CCTGTGTCATTTGCTACAATGACTTTGGAGTGACGAGCCCCGAGGGGATCAGCGAGGCTCCGCTTCGACTTCCAAAGTGCAAGCACATTTTCGGTGACCACTGCATCAAGAAGTGGTTTGAAGAGTCTGACAGCTGCCCTTACTGCCGAGACAAGGTGCCTTCTGACCCTGTCATGCCCCCCAGTGTTCAGGGATATATTCGAGC GACGGGAGAGTTTGTAGGAATGCCATATCGGCATGGCCCAGAACCAGGCAGCCGATTGCCTACCCACCCGCCGTCGAGAAGTGTCCAGGGCGGGGAGCGCCGGGCCTCTCCCTCCGACCCCTCGACCGAAAGCATGCGGAGGACTCGGGCCCGTTTCGGTGCCGCCCGTGGCTACGGCCCTCCAGCTTCGAACTTTGCCACTCCTTCGGGCTCTCGCCCGGGGCCTCCCCATGGTGCTTTCCCGAGCATGGCCAGTTTTCCTGGCTCAGTTGGTGCTGCCCCCCCGGGGCCATTCCAACCAAGTGGCCCGCCAGGAGCAAGCG CTCCAACTGGGTatgggcagcaacagcaacatgggCAGgggcaccctcctccccgatACTATGCGCCATAA